ATTCCTTTCGACGATCAAGGTCACATCAGCACCTGTTTAAGCTGTGGCAGGCAGGTCATTTGTACTGTCTTCAGAACGTCGCCTTTCCCCAACTAAAGCGCCTTCCATCAACTGATCGAGGCTGGAAAAAATGCGGCGATAGTGGTCGGACAGAGCTTGCCCTGCGTCTCCGTCCAGATATCCGACTGCAACGGCAGCTTCGATCCAGGTCTGCATTTCGGCTGCTTTTAACTGAGCTTCACTGAGCTGGGTGATTAGGGCTTTG
This portion of the Halomicronema hongdechloris C2206 genome encodes:
- a CDS encoding four helix bundle protein — encoded protein: MKLSVYSFQDLQVYQLAFRCSVEIYDLAQHFPEETSACLTRQILATSRAVRAHIAAAWGKRRDRKALITQLSEAQLKAAEMQTWIEAAVAVGYLDGDAGQALSDHYRRIFSSLDQLMEGALVGERRRSEDSTNDLPATA